The Coffea arabica cultivar ET-39 chromosome 8e, Coffea Arabica ET-39 HiFi, whole genome shotgun sequence genome window below encodes:
- the LOC113703557 gene encoding premnaspirodiene oxygenase-like — protein MVNYCVGKNSHIVNANQFVEVGGTVTCRESTQEESHTDTMDLPFNFVAFFLFLSFLLALIKGLKRSKTAQKLPPSPWKLPIIGHMHHLMGSPPHHALRKLAQKYGPLMNIQLGQMTAIVVTSPRLAKEIMKTHDLAFADRAEFLSGKIMCYDCSDIACCRYGDYWRQMRKICTLELLSAKSVRSFASVRQDEALHLIASIKVLAGAREPIDLTEKVSSYTSSVVCRAAFGKVSKDDHAAFLQLMKEALPIASAFDISDLLPSFKILHPLLSVESKLLKMHDKEDEILEKIIDQHIDNQARRNISTGEYGQEDLIDVLLRVKESGELQFPITKNNIKAVIHDVFGAGTETSSSIVDWAMSEMIRNPGVMAKAQSEIRNAFRGKNRIEETDIQQLQYLRSVIKETLRLHPPIPLLIPRECREECEIDGYIIPVKTKILVNAWAIGRDPEYWDDPECFKPERFEESPIDFAGSRFEYLPFGAGRRICPGISFGLANVDVALALLLYHFDWKLPNGLDSKDLDMKETVGITASRTNNLRLLATSYDTSFQWFEDSAETGRVVSVSA, from the exons ATGGTGAACTATTGTGTGGGTAAAAATAGTCATATAGTCAACGCCAACCAATTTGTAGAAGTAGGAGGTACAGTGACCTGCAGAGAGAGCACACAAGAAGAAAGCCACACAGACACAATGGATCTACCCTTCAACTTCGTTGCTTTCTTTCtgttcctatcctttcttttagCTTTGATCAAGGGGTTGAAGAGATCAAAAACAGCCCAAAAACTGCCACCATCTCCATGGAAACTACCAATTATAGGACATATGCATCATTTGATGGGTTCCCCCCCACATCATGCTCTCAGAAAATTAGCTCAAAAGTATGGACCTCTAATGAACATTCAGCTAGGTCAAATGACTGCGATTGTAGTAACATCGCCCCGTTTGGCGAAGGAGATCATGAAAACTCATGATCTTGCCTTTGCAGACCGTGCAGAATTCCTATCTGGAAAGATCATGTGCTATGATTGTTCAGACATCGCTTGCTGTCGATATGGTGACTACTGGAGACAAATGCGTAAAATATGCACCTTGGAACTCCTCAGTGCTAAAAGCGTCCGATCATTTGCTTCTGTTCGCCAAGATGAGGCTTTGCATCTCATAGCATCGATTAAGGTTCTAGCTGGTGCTCGAGAACCAATCGATTTAACAGAAAAAGTGTCCTCATACACCAGTTCCGTGGTTTGCAGAGCAGCATTTGGGAAGGTAAGCAAAGATGATCATGCTGCATTCTTACAGCTAATGAAGGAAGCACTTCCTATAGCAAGTGCCTTTGATATTTCTGATCTGTTACCATCATTCAAGATTCTTCATCCCCTCCTATCAGTAGAATCTAAACTACTGAAGATGCACGATAAGGAAGacgaaattttggaaaaaataattgATCAGCACATAGACAACCAAGCAAGAAGAAATATATCCACGGGCGAGTATGGCCAGgaagatttgattgatgtccTGCTAAGAGTTAAAGAAAGTGGTGAACTTCAATTTCCAATTACCAAGAATAATATCAAAGCTGTTATTCAT GACGTATTTGGAGCAGGAACTGAGACGTCGTCCTCAATAGTGGATTGGGCGATGTCCGAGATGATTAGAAATCCAGGTGTGATGGCTAAGGCACAGAGTGAAATAAGGAATGCTTTTAGAGGAAAAAACAGGATTGAAGAAACTGATATTCAACAACTGCAATACCTAAGGTCAGTGATCAAAGAAACTTTGAGGCTACACCCTCCAATCCCTTTGTTGATTCCAAGAGAGTGTAGGGAGGAatgtgaaattgatggatatattaTCCCCGTCAAAACGAAAATCTTGGTTAATGCCTGGGCAATTGGAAGAGACCCTGAGTATTGGGATGATCCAGAATGTTTCAAGCCAGAGAGATTTGAAGAAAGTCCCATTGACTTCGCTGGAAGTCGTTTCGAATATCTACCATTTGGTGCAGGTAGGAGAATTTGCCCAGGAATTTCATTCGGTTTGGCAAATGTTGACGTTGCTTTAGCTCTCTTGCTCTATCATTTTGATTGGAAACTCCCGAATGGCCTCGACTCTAAGGATTTAGACATGAAAGAGACTGTTGGAATAACTGCTTCAAGAACAAACAATCTTCGCTTGCTGGCCACTTCCTATGATACATCATTTCAATGGTTCGAAGACTCGGCCGAGACCGGCCGAGTCGTCTCCGTCTCGGCCTAG
- the LOC113704758 gene encoding premnaspirodiene oxygenase-like — protein MQDVFSGGIETSTTTVEWAMSELIRNPRVMVKAQSEIRKAFIGKRTIEETDIQELKYLKLVIKETLRLHPPIPMLIPRECRQETEIDGYTIPIKTRVIINVWAIGRDPEYWDVPECFKPERFENSSIDFNGTHFEYIPFGAGRRICARISFGLANVELPLALLLYHFDWKLPNGLKPGDLDMTETMGVTAPRKNNFRLLATVYDASLDASAET, from the coding sequence ATGCAGGATGTTTTTTCAGGGGGAATAGAAACCTCAACTACAACAGTGGAATGGGCGATGTCCGAGCTGATTAGAAATCCAAGAGTGATGGTCAAGGCACAAAGTGAAATACGGAAAGCCTTCATAGGAAAGAGAACAATTGAAGAAACTGATATTCAAGAATTGAAGTACCTAAAGTTAGTGATCAAAGAAACTTTGAGGCTACACCCTCCAATCCCTATGTTGATTCCAAGAGAGTGTAGGCAGGAAACTGAGATTGATGGGTATACCATTCCCATCAAGACAAGAGTTATAATTAATGTCTGGGCAATCGGAAGAGACCCCGAGTATTGGGATGTTCCAGAATGTTTTAAACCAGAGAGATTCGAGAACAGCTCGATTGATTTCAATGGAACTCATTTTGAGTATATCCCTTTTGGTGCAGGAAGGAGAATTTGCGCTAGAATTTCATTTGGTTTAGCAAATGTTGAACTTCCTTTAGCTCTTCTGCTCTACCATTTCGACTGGAAACTCCCAAATGGTCTCAAACCCGGTGATTTAGACATGACAGAGACTATGGGAGTAACTGCACCAAGAAAAAACAATTTTCGCTTGCTTGCCACTGTGTATGACGCATCACTTGACGCTAGTGCAGAAACATAG